GCGGAACTGCGGGTCCCGATTCGGAGTGGTGCGGAAGGCATCCCCGCAACTTAACCGTTCCCGGTCGACTCCGCCTTGGACGACTCCGTCCTGTTTGGCGTGGCCGCATGCGCCTGCACGATGGCGCGCACCCAACCCTCCACGGTGGGCGCCGTGCTTTCCACTTTCACCGGAAAGCCGGCCACACGCGCGGCGCGTGAGGTGACCGGTCCAATGCAGGCCAGAGGCAGACGCCCGGCCTGTTCGGGCGCGAGGGCGTCGAGCAGGGCGTCCACGGCGCTCGGCGCGGCCACGGTCACCAGATCCAGCGCCTGCTCGCGAACGAGGGCCGCCAGCCGCGCCTGTCCCTCCGGGTCACTGGCCGAGCGGTACACCGGAATCACATCCACCTCGGCGCCCAGCGCGCGCAGCCCGTCGGGCAGCACATCGCGCGCCCCGGCCGCGCAGGGGTACAGCACCCGGCTGCCCTCGATGTCCGTGCGCTCGGCCAGGGCATCCAGCACGCCTTCGGCCTGCGAGCGCTCGGGCTGCACGGTAGGTGTGCGCCAGCCCTGCTCATCGGCGGCGCGCGCGGTGGCGTCACCCACCACGGCCAGTCGCCGCGTGGCCATGGCGGCCTGCGCCTGCCGCTCGTGCACCACGCGCGCGAGATGCTCCACCGCGTTCACACTGGTGAGCAGAATCCAGTCGTACTGCGCCAGCCGCCCCACAGCCGCATGCAGCGGCGCGAGGTCCAGTGTTTCGATGCGCGTGAGCGGCACCTCGTGCACGGTGGCCCCAAGGCGGCGCAGCGCCTCGGCCAGCGGGCCGCCGCGTTCGGTTGCACGCGTGACGGCAATGCGCAGGCCGGCCAGGTGTGCCGGCAAACGACCCGCGCTGTTCATCTCACCGCGAAGTGGAGCCGCCGGCGCGCGACGACGCGTCGAGCGCGGACGCGTCAAGCGCCGCCTGGGTTCGCGCAATGCGCCGCGCCATCATCACGATGTAGCCACCAAAGCACAGCAGGGCCACGGCATAGCCGGCCCACATGTACGACACCGTGTCCGGCGGTCCGCTGGGACGCGCCACGTAGGCGGTTGTGTCCTGCGCCACGCGCAGCAGCAGGGGCAGCAGCATCAGACCGCCTCCAGCTCGGCCTGCGCATTGCGCAGGCCCGCCCAACGGAAACGCATGCGCAGCAAGGCGAAGAACAGCAGAATGAACGCCACGGACGCGAGGCCGAAGGTAATGGCCATTTCCGGCGGCAGCGACGGCTTCTCGGGCTTGAGCACCACCGGCCCCGGATGCATGCCACGGAACAGCCGCACGGTGAGATGAATGAAGGGCACCAGCAGCGCCGCCAGCGAACCCATGACGGCCGAG
The window above is part of the Gemmatimonas sp. UBA7669 genome. Proteins encoded here:
- a CDS encoding uroporphyrinogen-III synthase produces the protein MNSAGRLPAHLAGLRIAVTRATERGGPLAEALRRLGATVHEVPLTRIETLDLAPLHAAVGRLAQYDWILLTSVNAVEHLARVVHERQAQAAMATRRLAVVGDATARAADEQGWRTPTVQPERSQAEGVLDALAERTDIEGSRVLYPCAAGARDVLPDGLRALGAEVDVIPVYRSASDPEGQARLAALVREQALDLVTVAAPSAVDALLDALAPEQAGRLPLACIGPVTSRAARVAGFPVKVESTAPTVEGWVRAIVQAHAATPNRTESSKAESTGNG